One Benincasa hispida cultivar B227 chromosome 5, ASM972705v1, whole genome shotgun sequence genomic window carries:
- the LOC120078767 gene encoding proteasome assembly chaperone 2, translating into MEFFLEEEKQFHDQCSTLVLPALSIGNVGQLAVDLLVSSMRAARIAYLDDPFVLPCIGNNAYEPSPIGELALPLEVYESTSNALTFVQQRSPVIKGKMVEFAKNLADFIATCGKKHVVLLSSLDFGRWQQIDTSSGSQIHYLSSTNDDGTDDNCERMGWRRLQEYDPGQSRWNYLSTLTEAKTTQEDGPPFDDELEEGDYLPSLPFASLFTFLKAKGVKVTCLLCYCSEGDNIPDAFNLAEATGKLLGLSSGGEGIKWIVPYSWKSVYGPPPDLSIF; encoded by the exons ATGGAATTTTTTCtcgaagaagaaaaacaatttcATGATCAATGCTCCACTCTGGTTCTG CCAGCATTGTCAATTGGGAATGTGGGGCAGTTAGCAGTGGATCTGTTGGTTTCCTCAATGAGAGCAGCAAGAATTGCTTATTTGGATGACCCTTTTGTTTTACCTTGTATTGGTAACAATGCTTATGAGCCATCTCCTATTGGGGAGCTAGCTCTCCCTCTTGAAG TTTATGAATCAACATCTAATGCATTGACCTTTGTCCAGCAAAGGTCACCTGTGATCAAG GGGAAAATGGTTGAATTTGCAAAGAACTTGGCTGATTTTATTGCAACTTGCGGGAAGAAGCATGTTGTTCTGCTTTCTAGCTTAGATTTTGGAAGGTGGCAACAAATTGATACGTCAAG TGGTTCGCAGATACATTATCTTTCTAGCACCAATGATGACGGAACTGATGACAACTGTGAACGAATGGGATGGAGAAGGCTGCAGGAATATGACCCAGGGCAGTCGCGATGGAATTATCTTAGTACTCTAACTGAAGCCAAGACTACACAGGAGGATGGCCCGCCTTTTGATGACGAGTTGGAGGAGGGAGACTACCTTCCAAGTCTACCATTTGCCTCTCTCTTCACTTTTTTGAAG GCCAAAGGTGTAAAAGTCACCTGCTTATTATGCTATTGTTCAGAAGGAGACAACATACCTGATGCTTTCAATTTGGCTGAGGCAACAGGCAAACTTCTGGGTCTGAGTTCTG GTGGTGAAGGCATTAAATGGATAGTCCCCTATTCTTGGAAGTCTGTTTATGGACCACCACCAGATCTGTCCATCTTCTAG